In one Heteronotia binoei isolate CCM8104 ecotype False Entrance Well chromosome 1, APGP_CSIRO_Hbin_v1, whole genome shotgun sequence genomic region, the following are encoded:
- the LOC132577982 gene encoding toll-like receptor 2 translates to MGIFTRGLYFYFIILFCNGEGEFKHPGNEICVSTTTSKCSSVSESQTPRKVLNIFHVIKYLTRRKRLVNSVPEGVNSSHNQNFQVEPTAVSFNNLPQKMSDQNSHQKLSQKFVQFLENQLFQSLWDTTRPPMPSEKQQEDKRLLNINSMLKQSVLDHKRQDMQETSFPPSALKGDNGCGVLVSGVLDLSNRKLSDSKLKEKIDSWHCRATMDKIRGLNASHNDLNMDLSVLISLLLKMKNVHSTDMSYNKITNNGTHRTKMCNLKSTNLLFLNLSHNPLRTLDNLCLPSTLKSIDLSFTSINKIPKELGGELFHLEEMYIQGNHFIYRPQPYGPASDFFHQALRINPIMVHVNVVSQIDFPQTPIQSLPHQVKHLQMSNCSIVELPEWFENTMAKLVFLDLSNNPLNLFPQLPTSLQHLDLNNSNIESLIDMSHFSNLTVLNIQNNKMIGRLPAEHLPLSLKELDVSKNKLRTFPLQEAQQKIESLNVSGNLIMQLNLNTSFPLLTNLDVSHNIITELSHHMGEFLPALKYFNLSGNKISFLQPGSLPQSLLELDISNNAITIIMKETFNNLQKLQVLTVQGKHFFCNCDLYWIVNTYLSSTRVKVNGREDMLCSYPPSKRGLLVEHSNLTLLNCSLGLQMGITACVAIFVISTIMTLCWHFDGPWYIKMGWYWCMAKRKQYEKSPQHKLYDAFISYSEDDAAWTKATLLEKLETCGFKVCYHERDFKPGHPVLGNIFYCIENSHKVLFVLSPSFVNSCWCQYELYFAEHQVLNENQDSLIMVVLEDLLPNSIPQKFCKLRKLLKRKTYLKWSPEEHKQKLFWHQLTAIMKTVNEPMVLHQKMDCSWQMETEMELKRYGSGKRAFIMCCLLRVSDFFYQPRE, encoded by the coding sequence ATGGGAATCTTCACCAGAGGTTTATATTTCTACTTTATTATTCTCTTCTGTAATGGAGAAGGTGAATTTAAACATCCAGGCAATGAGATCTGTGTGTCTACCACAACCTCTAAGTGCTCATCAGTATCTGAGTCACAAACTCCAAGAAAAGTCCTCAACATCTTTCATGTTATTAAATACCTAACCAGAAGGAAGAGGCTTGTTAATAGTGTTCCCGAAGGTGTAAATTCATCACATAATCAGAACTTTCAAGTTGAGCCAACAGCTGTTTCCTTTAACAACCTACCACAGaaaatgtctgatcaaaactctcaTCAGAAATTGTCACAAAAGTTTGTTCAGTTTCTAGAGAATCAACTATTTCAATCACTGTGGGACACCACAAGGCCTCCCATGCCATCAGAGAAGCAGCAAGAAGACAAGCGGCTTCTAAATATTAATTCAATGTTGAAGCAGAGTGTTCTGGATCACAAAAGACAAGATATGCAGGAAACTTCATTTCCACCTTCTGCATTAAAGGGTGATAATGGTTGTGGGGTCCTGGTGAGTGGAGTGCTTGATCTATCAAACAGAAAACTGTCTGACAGCAAACTGAAGGAGAAAATAGATTCTTGGCATTGCAGAGCTACAATGGACAAAATCAGAGGACTTAATGCTAGTCACAATGATCTAAACATGGATCTCAGTGTCCTGATTTCACTCCTCCTGAAAATGAAGAATGTGCACTCTACTGACATGAGTTACAACAAAATAACTAACAATGGTACTCACAGAACCAAGATGTGTAATTTGAAGTCCACCAATCTTTTGTTTTTAAACCTTAGCCACAACCCACTCAGAACTCTGGACAATCTGTGTCTCCCTTCAACTCTCAAAAGTATCGATTTATCTTTCACAAGTATTAATAAAATACCAAAGGAGCTTGGTGGAGAACTTTTTCACCTAGAAGAGATGTATATTCAGGGAAACCATTTTATATACAGACCTCAGCCATATGGTCCTGCTTCTGACTTTTTTCATCAGGCTTTAAGAATTAATCCTATAATGGTCCATGTAAATGTTGTTTCACAAATTGATTTTCCACAGACTCCTATTCAAAGCCTCCCCCACCAGGTAAAGCATTTACAAATGTCAAATTGTTCTATTGTAGAGCTTCCAGAATGGTTTGAAAACACAATGGCAAAACTTGTTTTTCTAGACCTCAGTAATAACCCCCTGAATTTATTCCCTCAGTTGCCAACTTCTTTGCAGCACCTGGATTTAAACAACAGTAACATTGAAAGTTTAATTGATATGAGCCATTTCTCCAATTTAACAGTATTAAACATTCAAAACAATAAAATGATAGGTCGTCTTCCAGCTGAGCATCTTCCACTCTCACTGAAAGAACTTGATGTTAGTAAAAATAAACTACGTACGTTCCCACTCCAGGAAGCACAGCAAAAAATAGAATCCTTGAATGTTTCTGGAAATCTAATAATGCAGCTGAATCTGAATACTTCTTTCCCTTTGCTCACCAACTTAGATGTGAGCCATAATATAATTACAGAGCTTTCACATCACATGGGAGAATTTCTGCCAGCactgaaatattttaatttgtctGGAAACAAAATTTCTTTTCTACAGCCAGGGTCTCTTCCTCAGTCATTGCTTGAATTAGACATAAGCAACAACGCTATTACCATAATCATGAAAGAGACATTTAACAATCTGCAAAAACTGCAAGTGTTGACTGTCCAAGGAAAACATTTCTTTTGCAACTGTGACTTATACTGGATTGTGAACACATATCTGTCTAGTACACGTGTGAAGGTAAATGGACGAGAAGACATGTTGTGCAGCTACCCACCTAGTAAGCGGGGTCTTTTGGTTGAACACAGTAACCTAACACTACTGAATTGTTCTCTTGGCCTTCAAATGGGAATTACAGCTTGCGTGGCCATCTTTGTTATATCCACCATCATGACGCTTTGCTGGCACTTTGACGGACCCTGGTATATAAAGATGGGTTGGTACTGGTGCATGGCTAAGAGAAAACAATATGAGAAGAGCCCACAACACAAACTATATGATGCCTTCATTTCATATAGTGAAGACGATGCAGCATGGACTAAAGCAACCCTGCTGGAAAAACTGGAGACCTGTGGATTTAAGGTATGTTACCATGAGAGAGACTTCAAGCCAGGGCACCCAGTTCTCGGGAACATTTTCTATTGCATTGAGAACAGCCACAAGGTTCTTTTTGTGCTATCACCTAGTTTTGTCAACAGTTGCTGGTGCCAGTATGAGCTGTACTTTGCTGAACATCAGGTCCTTAATGAAAATCAAGACTCTCTCATAATGGTTGTGCTGGAAGATCTCCTGCCCAACAGTATTCCACAAAAATTCTGCAAGCTTAGGAAGCTGCTGAAAAGGAAAACCTACTTAAAATGGAGCCCAGAGGAACACAAACAAAAGCTCTTCTGGCACCAGTTGACTGCTATAATGAAAACTGTCAATGAGCCAATGGTTTTACATCAGAAAATGGACTGCAGCTGGCAAATGGAGACAGAAATGGAACTCAAACGCTATGGAAGTGGAAAAAGAGCTTTTATAATGTGCTGCTTGCTGAGAGTCTCTGACTTTTTTTACCAGCCCAgggaataa